A window of Rubricoccus marinus contains these coding sequences:
- a CDS encoding DUF4344 domain-containing metallopeptidase — MRALPLVAFLVLVGCATSAPPPEAAPPGPSFLSISEIETVVSADSGRFVREDRNRAPGQLLLGRTGLVLTGVVAQTTRDVNSVVALPVDVPVYSEPCGEENAYYNYVDDYIVICDDLVAAFDRWLVDIEDPEQRNDLLWGGLEFITLHEMGHALVDQFELPVLGRNEDAADLLAAYFAVRSGDTDRVTGGLVYFLSTMQDRIAEAGPEFIAYWGQHGLSEQRMAATACYLYGSNPQRYGYLVGTAALPLDPASEYGAQRLYACQREYSLAVRDIERVLAPHARAE, encoded by the coding sequence ATGCGTGCTCTCCCACTCGTCGCCTTTCTCGTCCTTGTCGGCTGCGCCACGTCGGCGCCTCCGCCAGAGGCCGCGCCGCCCGGGCCGTCGTTCCTCTCGATCTCGGAGATCGAGACCGTCGTCTCCGCAGACAGCGGGCGGTTCGTGCGTGAGGACCGCAACCGGGCGCCGGGGCAGCTCCTCCTCGGGCGGACCGGGCTCGTGCTCACGGGCGTCGTCGCGCAGACCACGCGCGACGTGAACAGCGTGGTGGCGCTGCCGGTGGACGTCCCCGTCTACTCCGAGCCCTGCGGCGAGGAGAACGCGTACTACAACTACGTCGACGACTACATCGTGATCTGCGACGACCTCGTGGCCGCGTTCGACCGGTGGCTGGTGGACATCGAGGACCCGGAGCAGCGGAACGACCTGCTGTGGGGCGGTCTGGAGTTTATCACGCTCCACGAGATGGGCCACGCGCTCGTGGACCAGTTCGAACTCCCCGTGCTGGGCCGCAACGAGGACGCCGCAGACCTGCTCGCGGCCTACTTCGCGGTGCGGAGCGGCGATACGGACCGCGTGACGGGCGGCCTCGTCTACTTCCTCTCCACCATGCAGGACCGCATCGCGGAAGCGGGCCCGGAGTTTATCGCCTACTGGGGGCAGCACGGCCTCAGCGAGCAGCGGATGGCCGCGACGGCGTGCTACCTCTACGGCTCCAACCCGCAGCGGTACGGCTACCTCGTCGGCACGGCGGCGTTGCCGCTGGACCCCGCCTCGGAGTACGGCGCGCAGCGCCTCTACGCCTGCCAACGCGAGTACAGCCTGGCCGTGCGCGACATCGAGCGCGTGCTGGCGCCGCACGCCCGCGCCGAGTAG
- a CDS encoding PepSY-associated TM helix domain-containing protein — MKTPKSMRTWWWVHKWSSLVSTLFLLLLCVTGLPLIFAHEIDHALGNSADPPVLAEVPAERASVDAMIADAQARYPDEHMQFVVGDPDEPDVTYIRMGESPEGSTINVFDTYDARTGEHLNAYPLEAGGFMEVMERLHVDLYAGLKGTLFLGSMGLLLVLSLVSGVVLYGRFMRKLKFGTVRDRTPRLRWLDLHNLLGIATLVWLLVVGLTGTINALAIPIFQQWQATELAEMTSRHAAPDQPPVTELTSVDAVLANASAVAPGKVLSFLAFPGNEFASPHHFVAFMAGEEARTERLFTAVLVDASTAEVLEVSSMPWYTQVLFVSQPLHFGDYGGLPLKVLWALLDVLAIVVLGSGVYLWLKKRNVTFDQWLATARGNAASGEATPAPAVSGDGASGDPATLGIPSTRTLS, encoded by the coding sequence ATGAAGACACCGAAATCCATGCGCACGTGGTGGTGGGTCCACAAGTGGAGCAGCCTCGTCAGCACGCTGTTCTTGCTCCTTCTGTGCGTGACCGGCCTGCCGCTCATCTTCGCGCACGAGATCGACCACGCGCTGGGCAACAGCGCGGACCCGCCCGTTCTCGCGGAGGTGCCCGCCGAGCGGGCCTCCGTGGACGCGATGATCGCCGACGCCCAGGCCCGCTACCCCGACGAGCACATGCAGTTCGTCGTCGGCGATCCCGACGAGCCCGACGTGACCTACATCCGGATGGGCGAGTCGCCAGAGGGCTCCACCATCAACGTGTTCGACACGTACGACGCGAGGACGGGCGAGCACCTCAACGCGTACCCGTTGGAGGCGGGCGGCTTCATGGAGGTCATGGAGCGGCTGCACGTGGACCTCTACGCCGGGCTCAAAGGGACGCTCTTTCTCGGGTCGATGGGCCTCCTGCTCGTGCTGTCGCTCGTGTCCGGCGTGGTCCTCTACGGCCGGTTCATGCGGAAGCTGAAGTTTGGGACGGTCCGAGACCGGACGCCGCGCCTGCGCTGGCTCGACCTCCACAACCTGCTGGGCATCGCCACGCTGGTGTGGCTGCTCGTCGTCGGCCTGACGGGGACGATCAACGCGCTCGCGATCCCCATCTTCCAGCAGTGGCAGGCGACGGAGCTCGCCGAGATGACCAGCCGCCACGCCGCGCCGGATCAACCGCCCGTGACCGAGCTCACCTCGGTCGATGCCGTACTCGCGAACGCCTCGGCGGTCGCGCCTGGGAAGGTGCTGAGCTTTCTCGCGTTCCCCGGCAACGAGTTCGCGAGCCCGCACCACTTCGTGGCCTTCATGGCCGGCGAAGAAGCCCGGACGGAACGGCTGTTCACGGCCGTCTTGGTAGACGCGAGCACGGCCGAAGTGCTGGAGGTGTCGTCGATGCCGTGGTACACCCAGGTGCTCTTCGTCTCGCAGCCGCTCCACTTCGGCGACTACGGCGGCCTCCCGCTCAAGGTGCTGTGGGCGCTTCTCGACGTGCTGGCCATCGTCGTGCTCGGCAGCGGGGTATACCTCTGGCTTAAAAAGCGGAACGTGACGTTCGACCAGTGGCTCGCCACGGCCCGAGGCAACGCGGCCTCTGGCGAGGCGACTCCCGCCCCCGCGGTCTCCGGCGACGGGGCCTCTGGCGACCCGGCGACCCTCGGCATCCCGTCCACCCGAACGCTGTCATGA
- a CDS encoding TonB-dependent siderophore receptor encodes MSRSLFGLALFLLTASTALSQTGTLAGRVTDSQTGVPVPGATVQLVGTGTGAAADASGYFVLAAVPVDTHAVRVSSVGYEPITRTVAVYEGERVVLDVALSEQTASLGAISVVSRRGGFVPTELTSASKLGARPLETPHSVSVLTQDQLEVQDATTLAEALRYTPGVQGEAWGFEPRFTWIKVRGFDATQTGLYRDGLQLRNVNYAVGYNVEPYGMERVEVLRGPASVLYGAGSPGGVVAFSSKRPTLVAQREVAVEAGSFGRLQAQADLSGPVPGTDALQYRVTGLLRDSDTQVEFVQNDRLYVAPALTWRPGASTTWTVLGHVQRDDTGASQALPIEGTLEANTFGAVPTDFYTGAPGTDRYDRNEWSASSLFEHRIGDTWTLRQNARYYASDLDDVTVYSTGLLDDRRTLTRSIFGTFGSLDGLALDNQARAQFASGATETTILGGLDIQRLDVGLQQTFGGAPSLDLFSPDYDQQVEAPPTFADTQTDQTQTGLYLQGQTKWAERLVLSLGGRYDWAKTETVNHMADGAVTEQNDRAFTGRAGVVYLSSIGVSPYVSYAQSFLPQVGLDASGEPFSPERGRQTEVGVKVQPPGVNGLLTVALFNLTRDDFLQYDPNTSLQVQTGQVRSRGVEMEAVASLTNGLDVTAGFTALDVEITESANEAEIGQRPTQIPNRTASLWADYSVPSGPLAGLGVGAGVRHIGATWGNVPNTIETAATTLADAALYMDVRRLRLSVNVQNVFDDTYVASAFARSSTLVTFGAGRQVSVGLRAKF; translated from the coding sequence ATGTCCCGCTCGCTTTTCGGCCTCGCGCTGTTCCTGCTCACCGCGTCCACCGCGCTTTCCCAGACGGGGACGCTCGCCGGGCGCGTTACCGATTCTCAGACGGGCGTCCCGGTGCCCGGCGCCACCGTCCAACTCGTGGGCACAGGGACCGGCGCGGCGGCGGACGCCAGCGGCTACTTCGTCCTCGCCGCTGTTCCTGTAGACACGCACGCCGTCCGCGTGAGCAGCGTGGGATATGAGCCCATCACACGCACGGTAGCCGTCTACGAGGGCGAGCGCGTCGTGCTCGATGTCGCGCTCTCAGAGCAGACGGCGAGCTTGGGCGCCATCAGCGTCGTCAGCCGCCGCGGCGGGTTCGTCCCGACCGAGCTGACCTCGGCGAGCAAGCTGGGCGCCCGCCCGCTCGAAACGCCCCACTCCGTCTCGGTCCTCACCCAGGACCAGTTGGAAGTCCAAGACGCGACGACCCTCGCCGAGGCGCTCCGCTACACGCCTGGCGTTCAGGGCGAAGCCTGGGGCTTCGAGCCCCGCTTCACGTGGATCAAGGTCCGCGGGTTCGACGCTACCCAGACCGGCCTCTACCGCGACGGCCTCCAGCTCCGCAACGTGAACTACGCCGTGGGCTACAACGTCGAGCCGTACGGGATGGAGCGGGTCGAGGTGCTGCGCGGGCCCGCGTCCGTGCTCTACGGCGCGGGAAGCCCCGGTGGTGTGGTCGCCTTCTCCTCCAAGCGGCCCACACTTGTCGCCCAGCGCGAGGTGGCCGTCGAGGCCGGCAGCTTTGGACGGCTCCAGGCCCAGGCCGACCTTTCCGGCCCCGTCCCGGGAACAGACGCGCTCCAGTACCGCGTGACTGGCCTCTTGCGCGACAGCGACACCCAGGTGGAGTTCGTCCAGAACGACCGGCTGTACGTCGCCCCGGCGCTGACCTGGCGGCCGGGCGCGAGCACGACGTGGACCGTCCTCGGTCACGTGCAGCGCGACGACACCGGCGCCTCGCAGGCGCTCCCCATCGAGGGGACGCTAGAGGCCAACACGTTCGGCGCCGTCCCGACCGATTTCTACACCGGCGCCCCCGGGACCGACCGCTACGACCGCAACGAGTGGTCGGCGTCCTCGCTGTTCGAGCACCGCATCGGCGACACGTGGACGCTCCGCCAGAACGCCCGCTACTACGCCTCCGATCTGGACGACGTGACGGTTTACAGCACGGGCCTCCTCGATGACCGCCGGACGCTCACGCGCTCCATCTTCGGCACTTTCGGCTCGCTGGACGGCTTGGCCCTCGACAACCAGGCGCGCGCCCAGTTCGCCTCTGGCGCGACGGAGACGACGATCCTGGGCGGCCTCGACATCCAGCGCCTCGACGTGGGCCTCCAGCAGACCTTTGGCGGGGCCCCGTCACTCGACCTCTTCTCGCCCGACTACGACCAGCAGGTCGAGGCGCCGCCGACGTTCGCCGATACGCAGACCGACCAGACCCAGACGGGGCTGTACCTCCAGGGCCAGACCAAGTGGGCCGAGCGGCTCGTCCTCTCCCTCGGCGGCCGCTACGACTGGGCAAAGACCGAGACCGTCAACCACATGGCCGACGGCGCCGTCACGGAGCAGAACGACCGCGCCTTCACCGGCCGCGCCGGCGTGGTCTACCTCTCCTCCATCGGCGTCTCCCCGTACGTCAGCTACGCCCAGTCCTTCCTGCCCCAGGTAGGCCTGGACGCCAGCGGCGAGCCGTTCAGCCCGGAGCGCGGGCGCCAGACCGAGGTCGGCGTCAAGGTGCAGCCGCCTGGCGTCAACGGGCTCCTCACCGTGGCCCTGTTCAACCTCACCCGCGACGACTTCCTTCAGTACGACCCCAACACGTCTCTCCAGGTCCAGACCGGCCAGGTCCGGTCGCGAGGCGTCGAGATGGAAGCCGTGGCGAGCCTCACCAACGGGCTCGACGTGACGGCCGGGTTCACGGCGCTCGACGTCGAGATCACCGAGAGCGCGAACGAAGCGGAGATCGGGCAGCGGCCTACGCAGATCCCCAACCGGACCGCCTCCCTCTGGGCCGATTACTCCGTTCCCAGCGGGCCTCTGGCGGGGCTCGGCGTCGGCGCCGGCGTGCGGCACATCGGCGCGACGTGGGGCAACGTGCCGAACACGATCGAGACGGCCGCGACGACGCTCGCAGACGCCGCCCTGTACATGGACGTGCGGCGGCTCCGGCTCTCGGTCAACGTCCAGAACGTGTTTGACGACACGTACGTCGCCTCCGCCTTTGCCCGCTCCTCCACGCTCGTCACGTTTGGCGCCGGGCGGCAGGTAAGCGTGGGCCTCCGCGCCAAGTTCTAG
- a CDS encoding SulP family inorganic anion transporter: MSTIFGDSRYGLSLPSRRTLQEQWFGNVRADLLAGVVVALALIPEAIAFSIIAGVDPKVGLYASFSIAVITAFVGGRPAMISAATGAMALVMITLVRDHGLQYLFAATILTGAIQVLFGVFKLGRYMKFVPRPVMTGFVNALAILIFMAQLPLFVGTGPLMYAVVAGGLAIIYGLPYLTKAVPSPLIAIVGLTILAVASGGGGLSTVGDMGELPTTLPFFSIPSVPLNMETLSIIFPVAMALALVGLIESLLTASIVDEMTDTPSDKNKESRGQGIANVITGFFGGMAGCAMIGQSVINVKSGGRGRLSTFAAGAFLLFFILVLSDWLVLIPMGALVAVMFMVSFSTFDWSSLRVDKVPFSETLVMGVTVGVVVGTHNLALGVLVGILLSAMLFARQVAHLAFMEDQLSEDGRTQTVAVVGNLFFATVTGFLDHFDFTADVDKVILDLSQAHVWDASAVAAIDKAVLRYRARGVEMEIVGLNEPSAAIVERVAVHDKPGMALAGH, translated from the coding sequence ATCAGCACCATCTTTGGAGACAGCCGGTACGGCCTCTCCCTGCCCAGCCGCCGCACCCTCCAGGAGCAGTGGTTCGGCAACGTCCGCGCCGACCTCCTTGCGGGCGTCGTCGTGGCCCTCGCGCTTATTCCTGAGGCCATCGCGTTCTCCATCATCGCGGGCGTGGACCCGAAGGTGGGCCTCTACGCCTCGTTCTCCATCGCTGTGATCACGGCGTTCGTGGGTGGGCGGCCCGCGATGATCTCGGCGGCGACGGGCGCGATGGCGCTCGTCATGATCACGCTCGTGCGCGATCACGGCCTCCAATACCTCTTCGCCGCAACGATCCTGACCGGCGCGATCCAGGTGTTGTTCGGCGTGTTCAAGCTGGGGCGGTACATGAAGTTCGTGCCGCGCCCGGTCATGACCGGGTTCGTCAACGCGCTCGCCATTCTCATCTTCATGGCGCAGCTGCCGCTCTTCGTCGGCACGGGGCCGCTGATGTACGCCGTCGTGGCCGGCGGCCTGGCCATCATCTACGGCCTGCCGTACCTCACCAAAGCGGTCCCCTCACCCCTGATCGCGATTGTGGGGCTCACGATCCTCGCGGTGGCCTCTGGCGGCGGAGGCCTCAGCACCGTCGGCGACATGGGCGAGCTGCCGACGACGCTGCCGTTTTTCTCCATCCCGAGCGTGCCGCTCAACATGGAGACGCTGTCCATCATCTTCCCGGTCGCGATGGCGCTCGCGCTCGTGGGCCTCATTGAGAGCCTTCTGACGGCGTCCATCGTGGACGAGATGACCGACACGCCGAGCGACAAGAACAAGGAGTCTCGCGGGCAGGGCATCGCCAACGTCATCACCGGCTTTTTCGGCGGCATGGCGGGCTGCGCGATGATTGGGCAGAGCGTCATCAACGTGAAGTCGGGCGGCCGCGGGCGGCTCTCCACCTTCGCCGCGGGCGCCTTCCTGCTCTTCTTCATCCTGGTCCTCTCCGACTGGCTCGTGCTGATCCCCATGGGCGCCCTTGTGGCGGTCATGTTCATGGTGTCCTTCAGCACGTTCGACTGGTCCTCGCTCCGCGTGGACAAGGTGCCATTTAGCGAGACGCTCGTGATGGGCGTCACCGTGGGCGTCGTCGTCGGCACGCACAACCTCGCGCTCGGCGTGCTTGTCGGCATCCTGCTAAGCGCGATGCTGTTCGCGCGCCAGGTGGCTCACCTCGCCTTTATGGAGGACCAGCTGAGCGAGGACGGCCGCACCCAAACCGTCGCCGTTGTCGGCAACCTCTTCTTCGCGACCGTCACCGGCTTCCTGGACCACTTCGACTTTACCGCCGACGTGGACAAGGTCATCCTCGACCTCTCACAGGCACACGTCTGGGACGCTTCCGCCGTCGCGGCCATCGACAAGGCCGTGCTCCGCTACCGCGCCAGAGGCGTCGAGATGGAGATCGTAGGCCTGAACGAGCCCAGCGCGGCGATCGTGGAGCGCGTGGCCGTGCACGACAAGCCGGGCATGGCGCTGGCCGGGCACTAA
- a CDS encoding PKD domain-containing protein, with amino-acid sequence MLQRFALAALCLSLAACDSTTGEAVAPVLSGCTVSESEIEPGDEVVFNAVLNGDAQEPVLVSIDWGDGDEDDVTTFPVSHTYDAAGTFSARVTAINALGSASCAETVEVSDPLCEDLQFAQVLFPFQSAVLDEKDLLALDRNALSVRQCSNVCLTIQAYTDDLETDQAALSQARADAVQDYYLSQGVARTRAAAQGLGQDPNANSAGTPGQGDFRARRADSVPGVCPQ; translated from the coding sequence ATGCTCCAACGCTTCGCCCTCGCCGCTCTCTGCCTTAGCCTCGCGGCCTGCGACTCCACCACGGGGGAAGCCGTGGCCCCCGTCCTGTCGGGATGCACGGTCTCCGAGAGCGAGATCGAGCCTGGAGATGAGGTGGTCTTTAACGCGGTGCTTAACGGAGACGCCCAGGAGCCCGTTCTCGTCTCCATCGACTGGGGGGACGGCGACGAGGACGACGTGACCACCTTCCCCGTCTCGCACACCTACGATGCCGCCGGGACCTTCTCCGCGAGGGTGACCGCCATCAACGCGCTCGGGTCGGCCTCTTGCGCGGAAACCGTCGAGGTGTCCGACCCTCTCTGTGAGGACCTGCAATTTGCTCAGGTCCTTTTCCCCTTCCAGAGCGCTGTGCTCGACGAGAAGGATCTCCTTGCTCTGGACCGGAACGCCCTGTCGGTCCGGCAATGCAGCAACGTCTGCCTGACCATCCAGGCGTACACGGATGACCTGGAGACCGACCAGGCCGCCCTCTCCCAAGCACGCGCGGATGCTGTGCAGGACTACTACCTCTCCCAGGGCGTCGCGAGAACGCGCGCCGCTGCGCAAGGGCTCGGGCAGGACCCGAATGCGAACTCCGCGGGCACGCCAGGGCAAGGAGACTTCCGCGCCCGGCGCGCGGATTCGGTCCCCGGCGTCTGCCCGCAGTAG
- a CDS encoding RNA polymerase sigma factor — MTDEDLMSQFQMGTVEAFDILVKRYHDPLTNYIYRFLGDVKEGEDLLQETFLRVYRNRHSYRRIAKFSTWLYTIAGNLARSEYRKRKRRRVYSLQSTNRDDEEYEVEIPDETFSPDTHAESTIQDRHIQDALSQIPEEFREVVVLRDVQQLAYEEIAEITGLPMGTVKSRINRGRTKLQGILKDVYSPEES; from the coding sequence ATGACAGACGAGGATCTGATGTCTCAGTTCCAGATGGGCACCGTCGAAGCGTTCGACATCCTTGTCAAGCGCTACCACGACCCGCTGACGAACTACATCTACCGCTTCCTCGGAGATGTGAAGGAGGGCGAGGATCTCCTGCAGGAGACGTTCCTCCGCGTGTACCGCAACCGGCACAGCTACCGCCGAATTGCCAAGTTCTCGACCTGGCTCTACACTATCGCGGGCAACCTCGCACGTAGCGAGTACCGCAAGCGCAAGCGCCGCCGCGTGTACAGCCTCCAGTCCACCAACCGGGACGACGAGGAGTACGAGGTCGAGATCCCGGACGAGACGTTCTCGCCCGACACCCACGCTGAGAGCACCATCCAGGACCGCCACATCCAGGACGCCTTGAGCCAGATCCCCGAGGAGTTCCGCGAGGTCGTCGTCCTCCGCGACGTGCAGCAGCTCGCCTACGAGGAGATCGCTGAGATCACGGGCCTCCCGATGGGCACGGTCAAGAGCCGCATCAACCGCGGCCGCACCAAGCTCCAAGGCATCCTCAAGGACGTGTACTCCCCCGAGGAGTCCTAA
- the holA gene encoding DNA polymerase III subunit delta, whose amino-acid sequence MAKGKNTGPSFEDLRTAFQSGNVKPLYFLYGEEGYLIDELQRLAVGLVAPHERDFNLDVIFGPEAQAQSVLAQCAQFPMMAERRVVIVRGFEQLDDNKLFSAYAAQPNPTAVVILCCNSKPNLSHHPYRALKQHAVASEFATLKDRQLHGWVESRFREQGKATESGAAQMLADLSGPDLRTVAGEVDKLVTYVGSRDRVTRDDIVQAAGHSREENVFELQSAIAGGDRARALGIGLSLMGLATNRRGEAIRMIALLGAYIQKVWKVTACREQGVPENQMARQVGVPPFVLREYIAAERRLGPRLPAAFGALLAADAELKGGSQRDPQAVFALLIRRLTPG is encoded by the coding sequence ATGGCTAAAGGGAAGAACACCGGCCCCTCTTTTGAGGACCTGCGGACAGCGTTCCAGAGCGGCAACGTCAAGCCGCTCTACTTCCTCTATGGCGAGGAAGGCTACCTCATCGACGAGTTGCAGCGGCTGGCCGTTGGGCTCGTCGCGCCGCACGAGCGGGACTTCAACCTCGACGTCATCTTCGGCCCCGAGGCGCAAGCGCAGTCCGTCCTGGCTCAGTGCGCTCAGTTCCCCATGATGGCGGAGCGGCGCGTCGTCATCGTGCGCGGGTTCGAGCAACTGGACGACAACAAGTTGTTCAGCGCCTACGCCGCGCAGCCCAACCCGACGGCCGTTGTCATCCTGTGCTGCAACTCCAAGCCCAACCTCTCGCACCATCCGTACCGCGCGCTCAAGCAGCATGCCGTCGCCTCGGAGTTCGCGACGCTCAAGGACCGCCAGCTCCACGGCTGGGTGGAGAGCCGCTTCCGCGAGCAGGGGAAAGCCACCGAGAGCGGCGCCGCCCAGATGCTCGCAGATCTCTCCGGCCCGGACCTTCGGACGGTCGCCGGAGAGGTGGACAAACTGGTCACCTACGTCGGTAGCCGGGACCGCGTCACGCGCGATGACATCGTGCAGGCGGCGGGCCACAGCCGCGAGGAGAACGTCTTCGAGCTCCAGAGCGCCATCGCAGGGGGCGACCGCGCCCGCGCGCTCGGCATCGGCCTCTCGCTGATGGGCCTCGCGACGAACCGTCGCGGAGAAGCCATTCGGATGATCGCCCTGCTCGGGGCGTACATCCAGAAAGTCTGGAAGGTGACAGCTTGTCGGGAACAAGGCGTGCCCGAAAACCAGATGGCCCGACAGGTCGGCGTGCCGCCGTTCGTCCTCCGCGAGTACATCGCCGCCGAGCGGCGCCTGGGGCCCCGCCTGCCGGCCGCCTTTGGCGCGCTCCTTGCCGCCGATGCAGAGCTCAAAGGCGGGTCTCAGCGCGATCCACAGGCTGTATTCGCCTTGCTCATCCGCCGCCTTACGCCCGGTTGA
- a CDS encoding alpha/beta hydrolase: MTRRAKVTSLIVGAALLVGISGVLALGSLLTAPVPREIGPPPADLGAETVGIPSASGADLAAWFVPADSSGEAGARGAVVLMHGVRADRRSLTERARLFRDAGYAVLLFDFQAHGESPGDQITFGWREQDDAIAAVAWMRQRLPGAPVAVVGQSMGGAAALYAGADLGADALVIESVYGSLAQATENRLTMRLGGIGRPLAPVLTSQVRLRLGVPLDSLAPEAAIRDANAPVLVASGTEDEHATPEEARRLYANAPEPKALWIASGAAHQDLYRFAPEAYREHVLGWLETTLER; this comes from the coding sequence ATGACCCGGCGGGCGAAGGTCACGAGCCTCATCGTAGGCGCCGCCCTTCTCGTCGGCATCAGCGGCGTGCTCGCCCTCGGCTCTTTGCTGACGGCCCCCGTCCCACGAGAGATCGGGCCGCCGCCCGCGGACCTCGGCGCCGAGACGGTCGGTATCCCCAGCGCCTCTGGCGCCGACTTGGCGGCGTGGTTCGTGCCCGCGGATTCTAGCGGAGAGGCTGGCGCCAGAGGCGCCGTCGTGCTGATGCACGGCGTCCGCGCCGACCGCCGCAGCCTGACCGAGCGCGCGCGGCTGTTCCGAGACGCCGGCTATGCCGTGCTCCTCTTCGATTTCCAGGCCCACGGCGAGAGCCCTGGCGACCAGATCACCTTCGGCTGGCGCGAGCAGGACGACGCCATCGCGGCCGTTGCGTGGATGCGCCAGAGGCTTCCCGGCGCGCCCGTGGCGGTCGTCGGGCAGTCCATGGGCGGCGCCGCGGCGCTCTACGCCGGGGCCGACCTCGGCGCCGACGCCCTCGTGATCGAGTCCGTTTACGGCTCGCTTGCGCAGGCGACCGAGAACCGGCTCACGATGCGCCTCGGCGGTATCGGCAGGCCCCTGGCACCCGTCCTCACCTCCCAGGTGCGGCTCCGCCTCGGCGTCCCGCTGGACTCCCTCGCGCCAGAGGCCGCCATCCGCGACGCGAACGCGCCCGTGCTCGTCGCCAGCGGCACCGAAGACGAGCACGCCACGCCCGAGGAGGCCCGGCGCCTCTACGCCAACGCGCCCGAGCCCAAAGCGCTGTGGATCGCCTCTGGCGCGGCGCACCAGGACCTCTACCGGTTCGCGCCAGAGGCCTACCGCGAGCACGTTCTGGGCTGGCTGGAGACCACGCTGGAGCGGTAG
- a CDS encoding NuoI/complex I 23 kDa subunit family protein — MPGQFVDKSTPDERKLNFWERLYLPEIFKGLGYSASKMKLESYSFQYPEEQWYPPDSYRGRPVLVEEQGRPRCVACGLCARSCPPLAISMQAHEVTDDIKEREPEWFEINMLRCIYCGFCEEVCPEEAIVMSKEYDLTFQDREEAHFGIDKLLVPKERLTDRLNFLQLRRNGAPSGDWKHRQDNNVHTLRNRLDYMAGLEESLARADEHEPPNTEVIADA; from the coding sequence ATGCCCGGCCAGTTCGTCGACAAATCCACGCCCGATGAGCGCAAGCTCAACTTCTGGGAGCGCCTCTACCTCCCGGAGATCTTTAAGGGCCTCGGCTACTCCGCTTCCAAGATGAAGCTGGAGAGCTACTCCTTCCAGTACCCGGAGGAGCAGTGGTACCCGCCGGATAGCTACCGTGGCCGCCCCGTCCTCGTGGAGGAGCAGGGCCGCCCGCGTTGCGTGGCCTGCGGCCTCTGCGCCCGCTCGTGCCCGCCCCTGGCGATCTCGATGCAGGCTCACGAGGTCACCGACGACATCAAGGAGCGCGAGCCCGAGTGGTTCGAGATCAACATGCTGCGGTGCATCTACTGCGGCTTCTGCGAAGAGGTCTGCCCCGAGGAGGCCATCGTGATGTCCAAGGAGTACGACCTCACGTTCCAGGACCGCGAGGAGGCGCACTTCGGCATCGACAAACTCCTCGTGCCCAAGGAGCGGCTCACGGACCGGCTCAACTTCCTCCAGCTTCGGCGCAACGGCGCGCCCTCTGGCGATTGGAAGCACCGCCAGGACAACAACGTCCACACGCTCCGCAACCGCCTGGACTACATGGCCGGTCTGGAGGAGTCCCTCGCGCGCGCCGACGAGCACGAGCCGCCGAACACGGAAGTCATCGCTGACGCGTAG